One window from the genome of Bacilli bacterium encodes:
- the rplM gene encoding 50S ribosomal protein L13, translating into MRTTYMANANNIERKWYVIDAAGKTLGRLASEAASILRGKHKPTFTPHVDSGDFVVIINAEKIELTGKKRENKMYRRHSGYPGGLKSISAGDLLKTKPERVIEHAVYGMLPKNKLGEKLKLKLKVYAGSEHPHQAQQPEVWELRG; encoded by the coding sequence ATGCGCACCACCTATATGGCCAATGCGAACAACATTGAGCGCAAATGGTACGTGATTGATGCGGCAGGCAAAACTCTGGGCCGTTTGGCCAGTGAAGCGGCCAGCATTCTTCGCGGAAAACATAAACCGACATTTACCCCGCATGTAGACTCAGGCGATTTCGTAGTCATTATCAATGCTGAAAAAATTGAGTTGACAGGCAAAAAACGGGAAAATAAAATGTACCGCCGCCATTCCGGATATCCGGGCGGATTAAAATCGATCTCGGCCGGCGATTTGTTGAAGACCAAACCGGAACGCGTTATTGAACACGCCGTATACGGTATGCTTCCGAAAAACAAGCTTGGCGAAAAACTGAAGCTGAAACTGAAAGTGTACGCCGGCAGCGAACATCCGCATCAAGCACAACAACCCGAAGTTTGGGAACTTCGCGGATAA
- the truA gene encoding tRNA pseudouridine(38-40) synthase TruA: MRNLLLVISYDGTTYNGFQTQPGNNTIQDKLEAAICRLTGERVRVSGSGRTDAGVHAKGQTVSFFTNARIPAENWPFALNSLLPGDIVVKHAKEVAHDFDARRSAKRKTYRYSILVSRYPNVFARGQVLHHPRPLAPEKMEKALEALRGEHDFTSFCSIKTKVNSHIRTIYDTNLVVEHDPLAGEDARLIHIYMTGNGFLYNMVRIIVGTLLEIGEGKKQVADMERILAAKDRQQAGPTAPAHGLMLWSVEYC, translated from the coding sequence ATGCGCAACCTGCTGCTTGTGATCAGCTACGACGGAACAACATATAACGGTTTTCAAACGCAACCCGGGAACAATACGATCCAGGACAAGCTGGAGGCGGCCATTTGTCGCTTGACCGGCGAGCGAGTGCGGGTATCGGGTTCGGGAAGAACAGATGCCGGCGTGCATGCCAAAGGCCAAACGGTCAGCTTTTTCACCAATGCGCGGATTCCGGCCGAAAATTGGCCCTTCGCGCTTAACTCGCTGCTCCCCGGAGACATCGTCGTAAAACATGCGAAAGAGGTCGCGCATGATTTTGACGCGCGCCGATCGGCGAAGCGGAAAACATATCGTTACTCCATTCTTGTAAGCCGTTATCCGAATGTGTTTGCCCGCGGACAGGTGCTGCATCATCCGCGGCCGCTTGCCCCGGAAAAGATGGAAAAAGCGTTGGAAGCGCTGCGCGGGGAGCATGACTTCACTTCGTTTTGTTCGATAAAGACGAAAGTAAATTCGCACATCAGAACGATCTACGATACGAACCTTGTTGTTGAACATGATCCGCTAGCCGGGGAGGATGCGCGCCTTATTCATATTTATATGACCGGGAACGGGTTTTTATATAACATGGTCCGCATTATTGTCGGAACGCTGCTCGAGATTGGCGAAGGCAAAAAGCAAGTCGCGGATATGGAGCGGATTTTGGCGGCTAAAGATCGCCAGCAAGCGGGACCGACCGCGCCGGCGCACGGGCTGATGCTATGGTCGGTGGAATACTGCTAG
- the rpsI gene encoding 30S ribosomal protein S9: MAQVQYSGTGRRKHSIARVRLVPGEGRIIINRRDINDYFGLETLKLIVKQPLQLTDTLGKYDVLVNAHGGGITGQAGAIRHGIARALLKVDSELRRPLKRAGFLTRDPRMKERKKYGLKAARRAPQFSKR, encoded by the coding sequence ATGGCTCAAGTGCAGTATTCGGGAACGGGCCGCCGCAAACATTCGATCGCACGCGTACGCCTGGTGCCGGGTGAAGGGCGGATCATCATCAATAGACGCGATATCAACGATTATTTTGGCTTGGAAACGCTCAAGCTGATCGTCAAGCAACCGCTGCAGCTTACAGACACGCTTGGCAAATACGACGTGCTTGTGAACGCGCATGGCGGCGGCATCACCGGGCAAGCGGGCGCAATTCGCCACGGCATTGCCCGCGCGCTCCTGAAAGTGGATTCGGAACTGCGCCGCCCGTTAAAAAGGGCCGGTTTCCTGACGCGCGATCCGCGCATGAAAGAACGGAAAAAGTACGGCTTGAAAGCCGCCCGCCGCGCTCCGCAGTTTTCGAAACGTTAA
- the rplQ gene encoding 50S ribosomal protein L17 — MANYQKLGRDSSARKALFRDLVTDLFLYERIQTTEAKAKEVRSIAEKLITLAKRGDLHARRQAAAFVRRESLNGEQDAIQKLFSDLATRYSERPGGYTRILKLGTRRGDAAPMVFLELVDRA; from the coding sequence ATGGCCAATTATCAAAAACTTGGACGCGACTCCAGTGCCCGCAAAGCGTTGTTTCGCGATTTGGTAACCGACTTGTTCTTGTATGAGCGCATTCAAACAACGGAAGCGAAGGCGAAAGAAGTTCGCAGCATTGCGGAAAAATTGATTACCCTGGCAAAACGGGGCGATCTTCATGCCCGCCGCCAAGCCGCGGCTTTTGTCCGCCGCGAGTCGCTGAACGGAGAACAGGACGCCATCCAGAAATTGTTTTCGGATTTGGCCACCCGTTATTCGGAACGCCCGGGAGGGTATACACGCATTCTGAAACTCGGGACTCGCCGCGGTGATGCCGCGCCGATGGTGTTTTTGGAACTCGTGGACCGCGCATAA